The following nucleotide sequence is from Lentimicrobium sp. L6.
GACGACATTAAGCTATTGGAAAGTAAGATAGATGAGATGAATGAGAGCTTACCCTCTCTAACGTCCTTTATTCTTCCAAGCGGTCAGATTTTGGCTTCTCATGCTCATGTGGCTCGAACCATTTGTCGACGAGCAGAACGTATTACCTTAAAAGCATTCCCCGATGGAAATGTGGATCCTTTAGTTTTGAAATACTTAAATAGAATGTCCGATTTCTTATTTGTACTGGCTCGTAAATTTGCCAACGAGTTGGGCGATGGAGATGTAAAGTGGGAGCCGAAGGTATAGGAAACTGGGTGCTGGGTGCTGGGTGTACTGGTTACTGGGTTTCGTTTTTAAGGCTAAATTTGTATTGATTTTTAATAATATATAGAAATGAAAAAACATATTCCAAACATCATCACTTCTTTTAATCTCTTAAGTGGTATTATGGCCATCTATTTTAGTTTCTTTGGTCAATTACAGTTGGCTGCGGCATTAATGGCTTTGGGCGCTTTTTTCGATTTCTTTGATGGTTTGGCTGCCAGAGCATTAAATGTGAAGTCCGAAATGGGAAAGCAAATGGATAGCTTAGCTGATATGGTTAGCTTTGGTTTGGTTCCCGGTTTTATTATGTTCCAATTGATGCAAAAAAGCGAATACTTACCCAATATGATGATAGGTGGGCTTGCTATATTGCCTTTTCTGGCTTTTATTATTCCTGTATTGTCTGCCTTCCGATTGGCTAAATTTAATATCGATACCAGGCAAACCGATAGTTTTATTGGATTGCCTACTCCCGCATTGGCTTTGTTTGTAGGTAGTTTGCCATTTCTTATCGATGGTGTTTTTAGTATGCAACTCCTTTGGCTCAATAATTACTACATCTTACTTGCGCTCTCTTTTGCATTGTCTATGTTACTGGTCTCTGAACTTCCATTGTTTAGTTTAAAATTTAAGAATTTAAAATGGAAGGATAATGCCATTCGCTTTGTTTTCTTGGGGCTGAGTATTTTATTTCTTGCCCTCCTCCAAATTGGCGCTTTTCCAGTCGTTATTATTTTGTATGTATTATTGTCATTATTCAGCAAAAAGTAATGTCATTAAATATTTCTTGGGGAGAAAGGTTCCTATCTCTAAGAAAATCACTTATGCTTATGAATAAAGCTTATAAATAATTTCACTTTTCATTGCTAATTGATTAACAGGGCTAAGGCTGGCTTACATTTGCGCCCTTAA
It contains:
- a CDS encoding cob(I)yrinic acid a,c-diamide adenosyltransferase, producing MEWKIYTKQGDKGQTSLIGGTRVPKYDDRVEAYGTIDELKSYIGIIRDLSEDKKIKDLLLVIQERLFTAESRVAVDSEEVLKKMPELLEDDIKLLESKIDEMNESLPSLTSFILPSGQILASHAHVARTICRRAERITLKAFPDGNVDPLVLKYLNRMSDFLFVLARKFANELGDGDVKWEPKV
- the pssA gene encoding CDP-diacylglycerol--serine O-phosphatidyltransferase → MKKHIPNIITSFNLLSGIMAIYFSFFGQLQLAAALMALGAFFDFFDGLAARALNVKSEMGKQMDSLADMVSFGLVPGFIMFQLMQKSEYLPNMMIGGLAILPFLAFIIPVLSAFRLAKFNIDTRQTDSFIGLPTPALALFVGSLPFLIDGVFSMQLLWLNNYYILLALSFALSMLLVSELPLFSLKFKNLKWKDNAIRFVFLGLSILFLALLQIGAFPVVIILYVLLSLFSKK